In Chitinophaga sp. HK235, a single window of DNA contains:
- a CDS encoding lipopolysaccharide assembly protein LapB, translating to MAQDARELYNTATNFMRNGDYSNAVLVLNQALQLEPDNFEFRKQLGFTFYLKGDLNKAKSVIEPLLSKKEADVQVFQIAGNIYKGREEWKTVQKMYDKALRKFPNSGELYNDNGSLQMGFKMYDAALRSWLKGIEQDPGFPGNYYNAVKTYYYSNTPLWSIIYGEIFMNMESFTTRTAEVRNIVLESYKRLFNDPSLLDSMVPEEEGKKSRKGRSEDGFIQAYKQCLGKQLSVITGGVDPDALIMARTRFLLDWYSNQSGNYPYSLFDFQQKMLQQGMFESYNHWLFGPAANQAAYKAWITLHKQDYDDFLKYQQNHPLKPRPDEYYNDGKFTLINAGY from the coding sequence ATGGCGCAGGATGCAAGGGAGTTGTACAATACCGCCACCAATTTCATGCGCAATGGAGATTACTCCAATGCCGTACTGGTATTGAACCAGGCTTTACAATTGGAGCCGGATAATTTTGAATTCCGGAAACAACTCGGCTTTACCTTTTATCTGAAAGGAGATCTTAACAAAGCGAAGAGCGTAATAGAACCGCTGCTCAGCAAAAAAGAAGCGGACGTGCAGGTATTTCAGATTGCAGGAAACATTTATAAGGGCCGGGAAGAATGGAAGACCGTACAGAAGATGTACGATAAAGCACTACGTAAATTTCCCAACAGCGGAGAACTGTATAATGACAACGGCAGTCTCCAGATGGGATTCAAAATGTACGATGCCGCTTTACGCAGCTGGCTAAAAGGTATTGAACAGGACCCCGGATTTCCGGGCAACTATTACAATGCTGTTAAAACATATTATTACAGCAATACACCGTTGTGGAGTATCATATATGGCGAGATCTTCATGAACATGGAGAGCTTTACCACCCGTACTGCTGAGGTCAGAAATATAGTGCTGGAATCCTACAAAAGATTATTCAATGATCCTTCCCTGCTGGACAGTATGGTACCGGAAGAAGAAGGAAAGAAAAGCAGGAAAGGAAGAAGTGAGGACGGTTTTATTCAGGCCTACAAACAATGCCTGGGTAAGCAGCTGAGCGTGATTACAGGCGGTGTGGATCCTGATGCACTGATCATGGCGCGCACCCGTTTTCTGCTGGACTGGTACAGTAATCAAAGTGGCAACTATCCATATTCGCTCTTTGATTTCCAGCAGAAGATGCTGCAACAGGGCATGTTTGAATCCTACAACCACTGGTTGTTTGGCCCTGCCGCCAACCAGGCTGCCTATAAAGCATGGATAACACTGCATAAGCAGGATTACGATGATTTTCTGAAATATCAGCAGAATCACCCTTTGAAACCCAGACCTGATGAGTATTATAACGATGGTAAATTTACGCTGATCAACGCAGGATATTAA
- a CDS encoding YceI family protein: MRSIVFFLLLSGMIAACEQAPKADKASATNAQAVGTASGHAYLADTATSVVEWIGTKPTGKHHGTLRLAGGAVYIKDTLITGGQLVINMHSLQDVDLRADTAMKNKLERELKSAAFFNVEKYSTAIFEITAIKSYHPVVGEEVELKDATHLISGNLTLKGVTKNISFPARIKLSNDELIATANFNIDRTLWGINYRADKSLQDKLINSQVNIGFHVRAAR, from the coding sequence ATGAGAAGTATTGTTTTTTTTCTATTGCTATCAGGAATGATAGCAGCCTGCGAGCAGGCTCCTAAGGCAGACAAGGCCAGCGCTACCAACGCTCAGGCCGTAGGAACTGCCAGCGGACACGCTTACCTGGCAGATACTGCCACCAGTGTGGTAGAATGGATAGGTACCAAACCTACCGGCAAACATCATGGTACCCTGCGGCTCGCAGGTGGTGCCGTGTATATCAAAGACACCCTGATCACCGGAGGCCAGCTGGTGATCAACATGCATTCCCTCCAGGATGTAGACCTGCGCGCAGATACTGCCATGAAAAACAAACTGGAAAGGGAACTGAAAAGTGCTGCTTTTTTTAATGTGGAAAAATATTCCACAGCTATTTTCGAAATCACTGCTATCAAATCCTACCATCCTGTTGTTGGTGAAGAAGTAGAGCTAAAAGACGCCACCCACCTGATTTCCGGCAACCTTACCCTCAAAGGTGTCACTAAAAATATTTCTTTCCCCGCCCGTATAAAGCTTAGCAACGATGAACTGATAGCCACCGCCAACTTCAATATTGACCGCACACTCTGGGGCATCAACTACCGGGCAGACAAATCCTTACAGGACAAACTGATCAATTCACAGGTGAATATCGGATTTCATGTGAGGGCAGCGAGATAG
- the paaN gene encoding phenylacetic acid degradation protein PaaN produces the protein MLVTKHQNTIDAAVKANHARTFYSHFPEHPKAYGEEAHAKGVQSYQQLLNKPFRQLLQTGETGWVGEEVSPYTQEVLGVTYPIFAIDDLVKKAIAAGHQWSRTDVRERAAVLTETLERIKDYFFDIANATMHTTGQSFMMSFQASGPHANDRALEAIATGYHELQRYPSELEWEKPMGKTTIRLKKAFRAIPKGVGVVIGCSTFPVWNTLPGVYADLITGNPVIIKPHPRAILPIAIAVGAIQQVLQENGYDPHLCQLAADSSDNLIAKKLAEHPDVQLIDYTGSSAFGNYVESLPGKTVFTEKAGVNSVLLDSVKDLDAVIQNLAFSVSLYSGQMCTAPQNFFIPETGISTAAGHVSFNEVVQRFKDAVVALVTNPKMGPGTLGALQNEATATRVQEAQQLGGKVVLASTTVNNEEFSNARVMAPAILEVTSADNNIYEKELFGPVVLVIKTKDTAHSIQLAKQMARNHGAITCAAYTTDSATKEMITDEMNSVFTPVSFNLTGFIWVNQHAAFSDFHVSGGNPAGNASFTNQEFIIKRFVWVGNRELME, from the coding sequence ATGCTCGTTACGAAACACCAAAACACGATTGATGCCGCTGTTAAAGCGAATCACGCAAGAACCTTCTATTCGCATTTCCCGGAGCATCCCAAAGCATACGGAGAGGAAGCCCATGCAAAAGGCGTACAGAGCTACCAACAGCTGCTCAACAAACCTTTCCGGCAGCTCCTGCAAACCGGTGAAACCGGATGGGTGGGTGAAGAAGTATCCCCCTATACCCAGGAAGTACTGGGTGTTACCTATCCCATCTTTGCAATAGATGACCTGGTAAAAAAAGCCATCGCAGCCGGCCACCAATGGAGCCGTACTGATGTCAGGGAAAGAGCGGCCGTACTAACGGAAACGCTTGAACGAATCAAGGATTACTTTTTTGATATTGCCAATGCTACCATGCATACTACCGGGCAGAGCTTCATGATGAGCTTTCAGGCTTCCGGTCCGCATGCCAATGACCGTGCACTCGAAGCAATTGCCACCGGCTATCATGAACTGCAACGGTACCCTTCCGAGCTGGAATGGGAAAAACCAATGGGCAAAACCACCATCCGCCTGAAAAAAGCCTTCAGGGCTATTCCCAAAGGAGTTGGCGTGGTGATCGGCTGTTCCACATTCCCGGTATGGAACACATTGCCTGGAGTGTATGCAGATCTGATCACTGGTAACCCGGTCATCATAAAACCTCATCCCCGGGCTATTCTGCCTATTGCTATTGCTGTAGGTGCTATACAACAGGTATTACAGGAAAACGGTTATGATCCTCATCTGTGCCAGCTGGCAGCAGACAGTTCCGATAACCTTATTGCCAAAAAACTGGCAGAACATCCGGATGTACAGCTGATCGATTACACCGGCAGCAGTGCTTTCGGTAATTATGTAGAGTCTTTACCCGGTAAAACCGTCTTCACAGAAAAAGCCGGTGTCAATTCTGTACTGCTGGACAGTGTGAAAGACCTGGACGCTGTTATTCAAAACCTGGCATTCTCTGTGAGCCTTTATTCCGGCCAGATGTGTACAGCTCCGCAGAACTTCTTTATTCCGGAAACAGGGATTTCCACTGCAGCAGGCCATGTAAGTTTCAACGAAGTGGTACAGCGGTTCAAAGATGCGGTGGTAGCCCTTGTTACTAATCCAAAAATGGGTCCCGGAACATTGGGTGCGCTGCAGAATGAAGCTACTGCTACACGTGTACAAGAAGCACAGCAGCTGGGTGGAAAGGTAGTGCTGGCAAGTACTACCGTTAACAATGAAGAATTCAGCAACGCCAGGGTAATGGCACCAGCCATTCTGGAAGTCACCAGTGCTGATAACAATATTTACGAAAAAGAGCTTTTTGGTCCGGTGGTGCTGGTCATCAAAACCAAAGACACCGCTCATTCCATCCAGCTCGCCAAACAGATGGCCCGGAATCACGGTGCCATCACCTGTGCGGCTTATACCACCGACAGTGCTACCAAAGAAATGATAACCGATGAAATGAACAGTGTATTTACACCTGTTTCATTTAATCTCACCGGTTTTATCTGGGTAAATCAGCATGCGGCCTTCTCCGATTTCCACGTCTCTGGTGGTAATCCAGCAGGCAATGCCAGCTTTACCAACCAGGAATTTATTATCAAACGGTTTGTGTGGGTAGGCAACAGGGAACTGATGGAATAG
- a CDS encoding long-chain fatty acid--CoA ligase, with amino-acid sequence MMDQPQRLFDVIRYQLENYPLEDMLTGKENGQWRKYSTKEVADITLKFSSGLLKLGIRAGITQNEEKDKIAVISPNRPEWLLTDFACQQIGAALTPIYPTISQHELEFVLNDAEARILFVSDKELLDKIQASRDRIPSIREIFTFNKVAGARHWTEILEMADPDNYARIEEIKQNISPEELVTIIYTSGTTGIPKGVMLSHHNIMSNVMACKPYLPVSSNARAISFLPLNHVFERMVTYLYLTSGVPIYYAENMETIADNLREVKPTLFTTVPRLMEKVYEKIMTTGLELKGIKKALFFWAVGLGKRYEINHDMGFWYNIQLKLANKLIFSKWRAALGGNVQAIINGAAACQVRLLKIFTAANIPILEGYGLTETSPVISVNRYYNVEDRMFGTVGPIISGVEVKIAEDGEILCKGPGVTIGYYKRPDLTADAIIDGWFHTGDIGVLIDHKFLKITDRKKELFKTSGGKFVAPQPIENKFKESPYIEQIMVVGEDRKFTAALIVPSFNNLRTWAQKRGIATDNTEALLQNKEVIDLYKQAVDKYNQFFNHIEQVKKFLLLPQDWTVDGGELTPTLKVKRKIVLNKYRKEIDSIYAPSGGKVDIESL; translated from the coding sequence ATGATGGACCAACCGCAGCGATTATTTGATGTAATCCGTTATCAACTGGAAAACTATCCGCTTGAGGATATGTTGACCGGCAAGGAAAACGGCCAGTGGAGAAAGTATAGTACAAAAGAAGTGGCCGATATTACCCTGAAATTCAGTTCCGGCTTATTGAAACTGGGCATCAGGGCTGGTATCACCCAAAATGAGGAGAAAGACAAGATCGCTGTTATTTCGCCTAACCGGCCGGAATGGTTGTTGACCGACTTTGCCTGCCAGCAGATAGGTGCCGCCTTAACCCCCATCTACCCTACCATCAGCCAGCACGAACTGGAATTTGTACTCAACGATGCTGAAGCCCGCATCCTGTTTGTCAGCGATAAAGAGCTGCTGGACAAAATACAGGCTTCCCGCGACAGAATCCCTTCTATCCGGGAGATCTTCACCTTCAACAAGGTAGCAGGCGCCCGGCACTGGACAGAAATTCTGGAAATGGCCGATCCGGACAACTACGCCCGTATTGAGGAAATCAAACAAAATATCTCTCCGGAAGAACTGGTCACCATCATCTATACTTCCGGCACCACGGGCATACCTAAAGGTGTAATGCTCAGCCACCACAACATCATGAGCAATGTAATGGCCTGCAAGCCTTACCTGCCTGTGAGTAGTAACGCCAGAGCAATCAGTTTCCTGCCACTCAACCATGTATTTGAACGGATGGTCACCTATCTCTACCTAACCAGCGGTGTGCCCATCTATTACGCCGAAAACATGGAGACTATCGCCGACAATCTGAGAGAGGTGAAACCTACCCTCTTTACGACGGTGCCCCGGTTGATGGAGAAAGTATACGAAAAGATCATGACTACCGGGCTGGAGCTTAAAGGTATCAAAAAAGCCCTTTTCTTCTGGGCCGTTGGCCTGGGCAAACGTTATGAGATCAATCATGACATGGGCTTCTGGTACAACATACAGCTGAAACTGGCCAATAAGCTGATATTCAGTAAATGGCGGGCAGCCCTGGGCGGTAATGTTCAGGCTATTATAAATGGCGCCGCCGCCTGTCAGGTACGGCTGCTGAAAATATTCACTGCCGCCAATATCCCCATTCTCGAAGGATATGGGCTTACAGAAACATCCCCTGTTATCAGCGTCAACCGCTACTACAATGTGGAAGATCGTATGTTCGGCACCGTAGGACCCATTATCAGCGGCGTAGAAGTAAAAATAGCTGAGGATGGGGAAATCCTCTGCAAAGGCCCCGGTGTCACCATCGGTTACTATAAACGCCCCGATCTCACTGCCGACGCCATCATTGATGGCTGGTTCCATACCGGTGATATCGGAGTACTGATAGATCATAAGTTCCTGAAAATCACCGACCGGAAAAAAGAACTTTTCAAAACCTCCGGTGGCAAATTCGTAGCACCACAACCCATTGAAAATAAATTCAAGGAGTCTCCCTACATCGAACAGATCATGGTAGTAGGCGAAGACCGCAAATTTACCGCGGCGCTGATCGTCCCCTCCTTCAATAATCTCCGCACCTGGGCACAGAAACGGGGCATCGCCACCGATAACACTGAGGCCCTGCTGCAAAACAAGGAAGTAATAGACCTCTATAAACAGGCCGTAGACAAATACAACCAGTTCTTTAACCATATAGAGCAGGTCAAAAAATTCCTGCTGCTGCCGCAGGACTGGACCGTAGATGGCGGAGAACTCACGCCCACCCTCAAGGTGAAGCGCAAAATAGTCCTGAACAAGTACCGCAAGGAAATCGACAGCATTTATGCTCCCTCCGGCGGGAAAGTTGATATAGAAAGTCTTTAA
- a CDS encoding 2TM domain-containing protein codes for METTQQRDERLWRIAKARAGFKSHLIIYLVINMGLWAVWFLTDRDMSEGIPWPAWPALGWGIALAYQYFNAFRKDTYDDTLKRI; via the coding sequence ATGGAAACTACTCAGCAAAGAGATGAACGTCTCTGGCGTATTGCAAAAGCCAGGGCCGGCTTCAAATCGCATCTTATCATTTACCTGGTTATCAATATGGGATTATGGGCTGTATGGTTCCTCACAGACAGGGACATGTCTGAAGGGATACCCTGGCCGGCATGGCCGGCACTGGGCTGGGGAATTGCCCTGGCATATCAGTACTTTAACGCCTTCCGTAAAGATACTTATGACGATACGCTGAAAAGAATATGA
- a CDS encoding site-specific integrase, which translates to MEVKYYLKRPKDSTSTIFARICYEGEQLKYYLSESLPTLYWDTITQRAFKGNKAFPEYPEFNARLDYLDHTIKSTYRKYRNDHQHKIPSPAELKELLDIATGKTEKKQVTFFSYFKDFNARSERGERISPITKKRTSPNTNKGYVTTLNHLEEFQKTYHRKIDFNTIDIQFHNDFINYLTKTEDLKPNTLGTHIKRIITVMGEAKSRGVIVNTDFEGSYFFKPGEETDSIYLNEQELKSIEDLDLTNNPKLDRIRDLFLVGCYTGLRYSDYSILSPEHISDDFIEIRQTKTDGKVVIPIHPVVKRVLNKYSGNLPKAISNQKMNEYLKDIGKKVPALEKLVTITCTKGGNKTTTSYIKCSLISTHTARRSFATNEYLAGTPVITIMAITGHKTEKAFLRYIKVTPAEHAKLLKMHWEKRNLLIAV; encoded by the coding sequence ATGGAAGTGAAATACTATTTAAAAAGACCCAAAGATTCCACCAGTACCATTTTTGCAAGAATCTGCTACGAAGGCGAGCAACTGAAGTATTACCTATCTGAAAGTCTTCCCACACTCTATTGGGATACAATTACCCAACGGGCATTTAAAGGCAACAAAGCATTTCCTGAATATCCGGAGTTTAACGCACGGCTTGACTACTTAGACCACACCATCAAAAGCACATACCGTAAATACCGTAATGACCACCAGCACAAAATACCGTCGCCGGCAGAACTTAAAGAGCTGTTGGACATTGCAACGGGGAAAACAGAGAAAAAACAGGTTACATTTTTCTCTTATTTTAAGGATTTCAACGCACGGTCTGAAAGAGGGGAACGGATCAGCCCCATTACCAAGAAACGAACATCCCCCAATACCAATAAAGGGTATGTTACTACGCTTAACCACCTCGAAGAGTTTCAGAAAACCTATCATCGAAAGATTGATTTCAACACTATTGATATACAGTTTCACAATGACTTCATCAACTATCTAACAAAAACAGAAGACCTGAAACCCAATACGCTAGGTACCCATATAAAACGTATCATTACTGTAATGGGAGAGGCAAAAAGCCGGGGAGTGATAGTTAACACTGATTTTGAAGGTAGCTACTTCTTTAAGCCAGGAGAGGAAACCGACAGCATATACCTTAATGAACAGGAATTAAAGTCGATTGAGGATTTAGACCTGACGAATAATCCTAAACTAGACCGTATCCGGGACTTATTTCTTGTTGGCTGTTATACCGGGTTACGGTACTCTGATTACTCTATATTAAGCCCGGAACACATCAGTGATGATTTCATTGAGATAAGACAAACTAAAACGGATGGCAAAGTAGTCATTCCTATTCACCCGGTGGTGAAGCGGGTTCTCAATAAGTACAGCGGAAACCTGCCGAAGGCAATCAGTAATCAAAAGATGAATGAATACCTAAAGGACATTGGTAAAAAGGTGCCAGCGCTTGAAAAGCTGGTGACTATCACCTGTACTAAAGGAGGTAATAAAACAACCACTTCCTACATTAAGTGTTCGCTGATCAGTACCCATACCGCCCGTCGTAGCTTTGCCACCAATGAATATTTGGCCGGTACACCGGTCATCACCATCATGGCTATCACTGGGCATAAAACGGAAAAGGCATTTTTACGATATATCAAGGTAACACCGGCAGAACATGCGAAGCTGTTAAAAATGCATTGGGAGAAAAGGAATTTACTCATAGCTGTATAG